The sequence below is a genomic window from bacterium 336/3.
AATATCTATGATAACTTTCTAAAATAATTCCAGACATATCATCAGGATGATAAATTCCTAAATTGTTAAAATATTCTGAAAGTCTGGAACCTGCCCAAAGACGCCAGTTATTTCTCATCCACGTTCCAAATCCGAAATGAACTCTTCCTCCAAATTCTTTTTCTTTAAGACTTTTTACTTGAATTTTTATGCTATCATTCCAGAAAGTATCAATTTGATTGAAGCAGTCCTCCAAATTTTTAGGGATATAGACTCCATCTAGTGTGTCTGTTACATACTTCATTTTATTTTTTGCATCTAATCTTTTTTGTTGCTCTAAAAACTTATTAAGTATTTCCTTTTCATTAATTTTTCCATTTAGTAATTTTTGTCGAAATGCATACAGTAATACTTTAGAATGATATTCATAAATCCCTTTTCTTTCTAAATATTTAGTGATTTCTGGATTTCCGTTTTCGTAACTTGTCCAATTAAATATCGTTTTATAATTTTTGTATGGTTCTTGTTCAGCAAATGGATAAACTGCATAAATAAGGCTATCTTCGTGAATTGATTTAATTTTAGTTTTCAAGTCTTCTGAACAATCTTTATCCAGATATTGTACAGTTTGTTTTAAATTTTTCGGTAGTTTATTTTGTCCAAATAAATTCAGAGATGTCAGAACTGTAAGTATTAATATTCGTATTAGTGTTCTCATAGCATTACAAATAGCTTATATATTAAAGCAATATACATTTTTATAGGTAAATCAGAAAGTTAATACACATTAGATATTCTTGTATGGTAGACTGATAAAAAGAAGTAAGAATTTTATCTGCTGTTTATTTTTCTAAAATCCGCAGAAGAATGGTAATCTTTCAGAATTTGCATCAATGAGCTTTTGAAACTTTAAGATTCTCCCAACACTAAAGTTTTTAGTTGCTTAAATATTTCAAATTGTACTGACTACAACCTATATTATCGTATATTTTTATTAATTCTCTTAAGTACTTTCTTTTCGAACACTGATTTAACATATGCCCTTTGTGCTTTAAGAGTTCTTCCATCAGGATTATGATTTAAATTTACATAACTCCAGCAACCTAATGAAACTTCAACAGTACTATCAAATCTATTAAAGTCTCGGATTAGTATTACTAGATTAGTAATTGAATCATTAAGATTCCTTATTTCAGAATGCTCATCATAATACTTAGTATCGTGATAATGAGAAAAACTAATATTTAATCCACTATTCTTCAATTCAGAAATTAAGCTGTCTCGTGAAAAGTGCTTAATATGATATACTGCTGAATCTTTATCAAAACAAGTAACTTCTCCTTTGCTAGTTGCCATAAAGGCAAATACAGAAATCACAAGAGGAATAAAAGGTGTTAGATGTAATGTAACTAATCTTTCTTTAATTGTTTCTATCTGAAATGCAAATGGCAAAATCAGTAGTGCCATTAAGTCCGTATAATCAACGGTTCTTTGTAAATACCAAAGTCTTATATCATTCCAAAAATCTATGAATATTTGACTAGCAGGTGATTTCCAAAGAGTAAAAAGAACTCCAGTAAACCAGAATATATCTTTCTTATATTTTGGAAATAGTGATGTCCAAAATAGTGGAAATATAAAGAGACCCGCAAAGTCTGAGAGTTTTCCTGTCAACCAATTCCCATAAAGTTCTTTTAGAACAAAATCGTTTAAAAGAAGAATTATCAATCCAATGATAAAATAATAAGAAGTCAGTATTTTTAATCTTTGTGTCATTTTAGAATGTAATAAAACTATTTTATGAACCTTTCCATCTTATTGAAATAAGTTTCATTGAATGGCTATTTAATGCCTTATTATTAACTTCCAATTAAATGATGTTTCAGTCTCTCCTATTTTAATAAAATCATTTTTTTCAAGTACTTTCGATGAGGCAATATTTGTTTTGTCTGTTGAAGCAATCATAGCTTTTACGATTTGCTGTGTTTTTGCCCACTCAATCATTCCTCTTACTACTTCTGTCATATATCCCTGTCCCTGAAACTCATCATAGGTTCCATATCCAATTTCTATTTCTCCCTCTGCATTTGGTTCACCAACTATGCATAAGTCTCCAATCATTTTGTTTTCAGTTTTTGAAATTGCTGTCCAAAGAGTTGAATACAAATAGTTCTTTGTATGATCTGCCACATTTGGGAGTATTGTATTTTCTAATGCTTCTTTTAACTCCTCTGAAATCGTTCTTGATGTTCTATTCAGATTCAGTTCTTCCTCTAGTGAGTTGTCACATTTAGCATATTTAACTAACTGGTCGTAAGTCAATGGTTTTATGATTAGTCTATCTGTTTCTATCATTTAATTAAAATGAGTTATTGATTATAAATTATATCAATTAAAAAAAAGATATATCAAACACCAAACAATTTTTATACATATCATTTTAAAAACTATTCTTTTATCAGTTTTAAAACTTTATAAAATCAGATAGTTATGAAATTTTATTACAAATATTTACACAAATATTTGATTATCAAGTATTTATATATTATATTTGCAATATTAATCACTTTAAAACCTATAACTATGGAACAAACATTAGAAGAACAAATAGTGGAACTAAGAAATCAAGGTTTCTCCTATGATGAAATAGCTTCACAACTTGGAACAAATAAAACAAAAGTATTTAGAGTTCTTAGAAAAGCGGGGTTTCATGAAATGGATGAAACAATAGAGCAAGAACTTTATGAAACAAGTGAAACGTTGGAACAGAAATTTCAAAAATTGAAACAAGAATTTGAAACGTTTCGAAACACCTTTGAAACCTCGCATAAAAATAGTGAAACAGATATTGAAATGTTTCAAAACAAGATACCAAGAGATATACGTGAACATATAGTATTTGCTTTATCTGATATTGAGAATTACATTATATATCCAAAATATTTTAAAAAGGATAAATTTGATAAATTAAGAGTAGGCATCACTTCAGCTATTTGTCGTTATATAGAATTTGGAGAGGATATGAAAATAGATGTTTTTAGATTGCCATTATTCAAATTATTTGTAGAGTTCTATTTTCTTGTATTTTTCTCTACAATCAAATCAAAAAGTATTTCTCTTTCTCCTGAATATGATTTAATTGCTGATGTTTATCCTCCGAATATTCTTCATGAGAATATGTTTAAAGAAATGTATCAGATTTTTTATGAAAAAGAATACGAGGAAGAAGTGGTAGAAGAGGAAATTGAAGAGTAATACAAATAAACCCGCAATAAGCGGGTTTATTTATTGGTAAAACTGCGGTGATATTAAGATTCATCTTCTGGATTAGGCAAAGCATTTAACAATATGCCTTGCAAAGTTTTTTTATTTATTGAAACATTATATTTAGATAACTCTTTTTCAAGTTCATTAGTGTATATTTTGGCATAATTTTCAGAGGTTTGGTTCTTACTTTTCTTAAATTTGATCATTGTATTGCTTAAAACATTAGAAATTACCAAAGATGAGGTTTCTGCCATAATCTCCATTTTTTCCTTCTCAGAGCGTAAATATTCTATTTCTCGCTCTAATTCCCTTATTTTTTTATCTTTTTCGATAGTGGCTTGCGAACTTTGCTCATCAAATAATATTTCTTTAACACCAACACCCAAGAAGTCTGCAATCTTTTGCAAATTCTCTATGGTGAGTGCCGTTTTCCCATTTTCAATCTTATTATAGCTTGAACGGACTAAACCTAAGTGATTTGCCAAGTCATCTTGTTTTAATCCTTTTAATTCTCTGATTTCCTTTATTTTACGATAAACTTTTTCCATAGTGCAAATATAGAAATAAAGTTTTTTTAAAGAAACTTTGCTAAAAATTTGAAATTAATTTAAAATTTACAACATTTGTAACGTAAAAATAAACTTGTTTCTAATAAAGAAATCATGGAAAACGTAAAACATCTGAACGTGCATATTCCTCTTGTGATGGATGACCAAATCAAGGAAATATGTCAAAAGAGGAAAAAACAAGGTATGCCCAATTCTACTATGCGAATTGTAGTGGTAGAACTTTTGGCTAAAGCCTTGGAACTTGAAAAGAAGGAAAATGAGCCTAAAAGGTTTGATTTCAATGATTAAGGTAGCGTTCAAAAGAACGGATATAGTGAGGGCTTGCCTCTTTACAACACAAAACCCAACCATTCGCAGTAGTTGGGTCTCGTAAAACTTAAAATTGTTTGTAACAATGATTCTCAAAAAAATGAAAAAAAAGCCTAAAAAGCAAGTATTCTGGGTAAAACTTGCAAGGCAACCCAAGCATATCAGAGAGGTAATCTCTCAGGTACTTTTACTTTCAGAGTTCAAAAGGTTCGAACCTCCTGATTTGAGCTGTTTCATGTCAAAAGTTCTCCAAAAGAAATGAGAAGTTCAGGAATATTGCCAAATTTCTTTAAAAGAAACAAAAGTGTTCAACCTCTCGCCTATAGGCGGGGGAGGTTAAGAACTAACTAACATCTGATGTGGATGTGATAAACCTCCTGAAAAATCCCAATGAAACACTTAAATACATTCACCAACAAAGAACAGTCTAAATATTACACTATGAAGCTCAAATCCCATTTTATTATATGTCTATGAAAAAATTAAATATATCCTACTCACGTCATAAAAACGGCTTTTTGTACTGTCAAATCTATTTTGATAGTACAAAAGCCAATTTTAGTACAGGCATCAAGGTAAATGACAAAGAGTGGTTGAATGGAAAGCCAAAAGGCAAGAACTCAGTACAAGTTCAAAAGAAACTAGGAGGCATCAAAGCTGACTTACAAAAATGCTTTGATTATCTGAAGATGAAAAATGAACATGAACAAACCATTTTTACACCTCAAGAACTTAAAGACTTTTATCTAAAAAAGCACATAAACAATGCTATAAAGCATCAAAAATCTGTACTTGACATTCTATCAGAACTTACTGAATCGAAGCTCTCAGAAGGCATCATAAAGCCTCAGAGTAAAACAAGGAGTCAGACTAAGATAAACAATATCAAAAGGTATTTTGAAAGCATATATAATCTACGAATCAGTTTTGATGAAATTGATTATTCATTCTTAGAGAAAATGATAAAATTCTTGCGTGAGGAGAATTTTACTACAAAAAAAATTCAATCACCCAAGAAAAATACCTACCTCAAAAAATACATTCAGTTTCTTACAGAAGGTAATGAATATGCTTTGCAAAAAGGCTATTGTAGTAAGATGATTCCTAAGTATAGGAAATTCAAGAGCGATGCCTCCGAAACGCATTACTTGATGATGAATGAATTAAAAGACCTCATTAATTTGGATTTATCCAAACACAATGATAGCGAGCTTTCAAAAGTTCGTGATTTATTCGTTTTTATGGCTTATACAGGTTTTTTATGGTCTGACTGCCTAGCCTTCAAGCCAAAGGAGCATATTATAACCTCTAATGATGGAACAAAGGTTTTTGCTAAACCACGAGTAAAAACAGGTTCTTATCAACACATTCCAGTATTTCTTGAAGCCAAAAGCATTTTGGAAAGATACGACTATCAACTGCCCCTAGGGACTGAGCAGATTTATAATAGGAAAATAAAGATTCTTTGTGAAATGGTTGGTGTTCCCAATGCTAAGACTGTAACCATGCGTTCTGGACGAAGAACTGCTGGCATGATTTGGCTTTATTCAGGCATTCGCCTTGAGGTGGTAAGTAAAATGTTAGGACATAAGAACATTTCTACGACTCAAAGACATTATGCGAAAATTTTGAATGAAAGTGTTTTGGCAGAAACTGCTCATCTGATAAATATTCCACAGGAAACGCCCCAAGTCCCGAATATAGAACCCAATGAAATGCTTGCTTTAATGAAAGAGCAAACTCTTTTATTGAAAAAAATAGCTCAAAATCAAAACCAATAAAGAAAGCCTTTCAAGTTCTCGACTCTTTGAAAGGCTTTTAAGATACATTTAGCAAAAACATTGTAAAAATATGGAAAACAATGAGTTAATCCAAGAAAAAGCAGAAAATAGTGAAGATTTTTTACTCTCCAAAGAAAAGTTTTGGACTGTACATATCCAAAAAAATAAAGCCAAACAGATTACAATCAGCAATCTTAGAATTATTAGTATTCTGAAAGGATTAGGCTATTATCGACATGATTTGGACAATGATGCCCATACATTTGTACATATTGAGAACAACATAGTCAGAGAAGTATCTGAAAAAACTATCAGAGATGTATTTTTTTCTCATATTGAAAAGATGCCTTCCAAATTAGAAAAAAATCTAACTAGAGATGAACTCCTCGAAAAACTACATGCTGGTATTGATTCTTATCTATCCAAGTCAAAATTAGAAAGATTAAACCTCAATACTCCTTTAATGTTTGTTCAAGATACCAAAGAACAAGCCTTTTTTTTCTTTAAGAATGGATATGTGTGTGTGGATAAGGACAAGATTGAGCTTAAACCTTATTCAGAGCTACATGGATTTATTTGGAAAAATCAGATTGTAAATAAAGAACTTACAATAAAAGCCATCAATGAAAAGGAATTATCTCAGAATGGTGTTTTCTCAAAGTTTGTTTCATTTATCTCTAAACAAGATGATCCAAGAGTTCGACAGTTAGCTTCACTCATGGGCTACTTACTACATAATTATAGGCATGGTAAAAGGAAATCTGTATGTTTTACAGACAGCAGTTTGGAAGATTCCAACAATGGACGCTCAGGTAAAACACTCCTTGCTAAATCGCTTGGCAAGCTAAAATCTTATACTGAAATAGCAGGAAAAGACTTTGATCCCAAAAACAAGCATAAATATCAAAGTTGTCAGCTAGACACTCAAATAGTCCATATTAATGATGCCAGAAATAACTTTCAATTTGAAGCTCTCTATAATGATATTACAGAGGGCTTAAACGTTGAAAAAAAGAACAAAAATCCTTTTATCATACAGCCCAGAATGATTATCAGTTCTAATAAGCCTTTGCGTATAGAGGGAGCATCAGACAGAGATAGAGTAGTAGAGTTTGAACTTGATAATTACTTCTCAGATAGGCACTCCCCTATCAATGAATTTGGACATATCTTTTTTGAAGAATGGGATCAAGAAGAATGGAATAAATTCTACAATTTCATGTTTTGGTGTATCAAAGAATATTTCAATACAGGACTCCAAGAACCTGAAAACACCAGCCTCCCCATCAGAAAGATAAGAAATGAAACTTCCATCGAGTTCTTTGAATGGATAGAATTGAAGTCAGAAGAATTTATAGAATCTATTACAAAGCAGGCTTGGTTCGATAAAAAAGAATTATTCAATGAGTTCAAGAATCAAAATCCTGATGAAAATGAAAAGTTAAAGCAAAGAACCTTCACAGTATGGTTCAAAAAGTATTGTGCTTACAAGAAGCTAAAGGTGAAAGAGGAAAAGAGGAGAAATCCTGTTAATCCAAAGGAGTTTCTTGAATTAATTGCATTTGAGCCATTCTAAGGCTGATAAAAGAAAAACCCATAATGGTTTTTATATATTATATATATACCCCTCTCTCCCTATTTTTTAAAGAATAATAAAGAACAGAGGCACAAATCTGAGTATCAATATTTTAGACAAACAACACATAAATAACATTTCATGTTTATAAGACACAAAAACAGTAAAATACTGATAATGAATATTTAGCAAAAAAAAACATAAGGCACACACCTGATTATGAATATTTTATGCGTAATAATTCCACTTGAATGATAGAGAATATTTTTTGTGCGTTATAGTGCTTTATGAATACTTATAATTAAAATCTTAATAATCAACATATTATATCTTTTTTTTATAAATTTTAGAACCTCTTGTTCCTTATGATAACTGATTGTTCTTTACCTGTTCCTTATATAAAATATTGATATTCAGTTTTGTACCTCTGTGCATTAAGAAATGGAGAAAAATATATAGGGAGGGTAGTATTTTAGTAACACTTGATTTAGCGATGAATTAGAAAATTATAATCCTGATTATTAATACTTTACAAAAAATAAATACTTGTATTTTTCATATTTCAAAACACTGATAACCAATATTTTACACTCATTAAATCACTATAAATCTATTATAACTTTATGAAACCAATATCTGAAATTGAGAAAGCTAAGAGTTATCCTATCCGAGAACTTCTCAGTGATTACGGACACCAGCCTATTAGAGAGTCAAATGGTACACTCTTATATCAAAACCCTTTGAGGACTGAAAAAGAACCCAGTTTTTATGTCTATCCTGCTACCAATACTTTCTGGGACTATGGAAGTGGAGAAAAGAAGTATTCAGTCATAGATCTACTCATGCTTTTAGAAAACATCAGCTTCCCAAAGGCTGTGGATATGATTTTGGAAAAGAATTTTTCCTTTATCAGTCCTGTACTATCTAAAAAAGAACCTCAGGAGAAATACTTTAAAGTAGACAGTATTAAGCCCCTATCTAATCCTTACTTCATTAAATATGTAGAGAAACGTAAAATAAACATTGAGTTTGCAAAAAAATATCTGAAGGAAATATATTACAAAACCTCACAGAATCAACCTCAAAGTTACTTTGGAATAGGTATGGAGAATCAAAGTGGAGGCTTTGAAGTAAAAAATAGTAAATCAGGCAAATACTACTGTTTGGGTTCAAAAGATGCTACCATCATTAAAAATCCACAATATAGAACATGGAGTATCTTTGAAGGTATGTTTGATTTTCTAGCATCCATGACCTATTTCAAGAAGCTTATTGAATCCAATGTCATCATTCTACACACAATCAATACAGCTGAGAAAATACTCGAAGTACCCACTCCTGATACTGAAAAAGTCTATTTGTTTTTAGATAATGACTCCGCAGGAAGTAAAGCAACTGACCAACTCACCAGCCATTTTAGCCAATTTTTCCAAGTGATAGATTGTCGTGGATCTTATCAGGATTATAAAGATTTTAATGATTTTTTGATGCTAAAAAAGTAGCTTTGTAAGTATTTCATAATCAATATTTTATAACAAAACTACCGCAATTTAAAATTCAAAGTGTGAATTATTAATATGAAGCCCTTAAATTACTCATTTATAGTAGTTTAAGGGCTTAAAAATTTTCTCTTTTTTAGATACCTTTTCAAATTTTAGGCAAAAAAAGTGCCTCTATTGAACGTAGAGGCACTTTTGTGAACTCGTAGGGAGTCGAACCCCAAACCTTCTGATCCGTAGTCAGATGCTCTATCCAATTGAGCTACGAGTCCAAATTGGATTGCAAATATAGGAACTTACATTTACAATCCAAAAAAATTATACTTTAATTTTTACATCAACACCACTTGGTAACTCCAATTTCATCAAAGCATCTACAATTTTAGGGCTTGTTGAATAAATATCAATCAATCTTTTGTAAGTACAAAGTTGGAATTGCTCACGAGATTTTTTGTTTACGTGAGGTGAACGCAATACTGTAAAGATTTCTTTACGAGTAGGCAAAGGAATTGGTCCGCTTACTACAGCACCATTGTCTTTCACAGCCTTCACGATTTTAGCAGCAGATTTATCTACTAAGTTGTGATCGTAAGATTTTAATTTAATTCTAATTTTTTGGCTCATTTTTTTTTGAGTTACAGATACTCTTTTGTATCAAATGATAGACGCTGTTTTGATAAAACACTTTTGAAAGCGTCATTTATTCCAAAAGTATTTTTAATATTGAAAAGTACAGAGTTTTAAGGCTCTGTACTTTGTATAATCTTAGTTAGCTTTTGCTCCTTTTACGTCAGCAATTACTTTATCTGCAAAGTTCTGAGGAACGAAGTCGTAATGCGAAAACGTAAGTGTTGCTGAAGCACGACCAGAAGAAATTGTACGCAAAGTAGTAACATAACCAAATAGTTCTGATAAAGGAACATCAGCTTTGATTACTTGAGCACCACCTTTTGTATCCATTCCTTTCATTAAACCTCTTCTACGGTTCAAGTCACCAGTGATAGGACCAGTAAACTCATCAGGAGTTACTACTTCTACACCCATGATAGGTTCCATCAATCTTGGAGTAGCTTTCTTAGCAGCCTCTTTGAATCCAATAGATGCAGCCATCTCGAAAGAGAATGAATCCGAGTCCACATCATGGTAAGAACCATGGAACAAACGAACTTTCATTGAATCAATAGGATAACCAGCCAAAGGACCGTTTTTCATAGCAGCTTCAAAACCTTTCTGAACTGAAGGGATAAATTCTCTTGGAATCACACCACCTACAATATCATTTACAAATTCCAAACCAGCTTTATCATCTTCACGGGGACCGATTTCAAATACGATATCAGCGAATTTACCACGACCACCTGATTGTTTCTTATAAACTTCTTTATGTTCTACAGTTCCTGTAAGAGCTTCTTTATAAGCTACTTGAGGAGCACCTTGGTTCACTTCAACCTTGAATTCACGCTTCATACGGTCTAAGATGATTTCCAAGTGCAATTCACCCATACCACGTAATATAGTTTGTCCTGTTTCTTGGTCAGTGAAAATACTCAAAGTAGGGTCTTCTTCTAAAAGTTTTGCAATTGCAATACCCATTTTAT
It includes:
- a CDS encoding GNAT family acetyltransferase, encoding MIETDRLIIKPLTYDQLVKYAKCDNSLEEELNLNRTSRTISEELKEALENTILPNVADHTKNYLYSTLWTAISKTENKMIGDLCIVGEPNAEGEIEIGYGTYDEFQGQGYMTEVVRGMIEWAKTQQIVKAMIASTDKTNIASSKVLEKNDFIKIGETETSFNWKLIIRH
- a CDS encoding 30S ribosomal protein S10, with product MSQKIRIKLKSYDHNLVDKSAAKIVKAVKDNGAVVSGPIPLPTRKEIFTVLRSPHVNKKSREQFQLCTYKRLIDIYSTSPKIVDALMKLELPSGVDVKIKV